Within the Rosa rugosa chromosome 2, drRosRugo1.1, whole genome shotgun sequence genome, the region CAAATATTTTGCAGCTATTCAGGAAGCTGACCAAGGATGTTAAAGGTTATGTTCAGAAGGTTAGTTACATTAATCCTGACTTATTTAACTTTCTTTGATTATTTATTTGGGCTATACATAATCATTTCATGCATGGTGCAGTGCGTTGATAATGGAAAGGATGTCAACCTGCAATTTGCAATTAAAGCAAAAACCATTACCAGTGGTCTCAAATATTCACTTGCTACTGGAAACTGGGGGCAAGCAAATGCAGCTGGGACAAGGGCTGGAGTGTCGCAGGTAATCAAGATTAGTCTTAGTTTCTGCTGCTGCTAAGGTTGTTTCTATGCTAAGCCTGTTTAAGGGTGGTGGGTGGTAGGTTGTGAAGGCCTTAGAATTAAGTATATCACTTGGATAAAATGTAGTTAATTCATGCACTGCAATTCCATTTTTGTAACAGGTTTTAAATCGTTTGACATATGCATCTACATTATCACACTTGCGAAGGCTAAATTCTCCCATAGGGCGTGAAGGTAAAACTACTTTCTTGCTTTTCTGGTATATACATATAGTTATATTTTGTGGCTTGTTATTGTGTCTTCTTTCCCTTGAATGGAGCTTTCTTTTTTCAGGGAAATTGGCCAAACCCCGGCAGTTGCACAATTCACAGTGGGGAATGATGTGTCCCGCTGAGACACCTGAAGGGCAGGTAAGTATTGTACTTTAAAATTTCTGAATGTGAAAATGATCTGTTTTTGTATGTGACACTTAAATTCTTATCTGTTACATCAGGCATGCGGACTTGTAAAGAACCTTGCATTGATGGTCTACATAACTGTGGGATCAGCTGCATATCCAATCTTAGAATTTTTAGAAGAATGGGGTACAGAAAATTTTGAGGTATGCATTATTATATTGTGGATGCTGGCTTTCTCTGTTCTCTGTATTCTTTCTGTTGTTACTTATATGTGTATCTTTATTGTAGGAAATTTCCCCTGCTGTTATTCCCCAAGCCACAAAGATTTTTGTTAATGGCTGCTGGGTTGGCATACATCGTGATCCTGAAATGTTGGTGAGAACATTAAGGAAGCTAAGGCGGCGGGTGAGTGACCcttctgtttttgtttcttgaACGTATAATTTAGGTAGGTACGGTGCCAAAACAACACTCAAACTTCAATAGTGAGACTCAAAACTTTAGCTGTATTGTTATCTTAGCTTCGATAAGTTGCACCATTTCCTCATCTCTTTTctatcttcatattcttgtgcATTGTTCTTAACCGTCCCAAACATCCTAATTGCATGCACGCAGAATTTGGACCATTCACGACTTATGAAATTCTCATGTAAATGTCATGCGTGTGTAGGTGGATGTCAATACTGAAGTTGGGGTTGTAAGAGATATCCGTCTGAAAGAATTGCGGATATATACTGATTATGGTCGTTGCAGTCGTCCATTATTCATTGTGGACAAGCAAAGGCTGCTTATAAAGAAGAAAGATATTCATGCATTGCAGCAGAGGGTGAGCTAGCTGCAATCTTCAACATATTTTTCTTCAGTGATTACATCCCTCCATTCttacattcttcttctttttcttcaggaAAACCCTGAAGACGGTGGCTGGCATGATCTCGTGGCAAAAGGATTTATAGAATACATTGACACTGAAGAAGAGGAGACCACTATGATTTCGATGACAATTAATGTAAGTAGTACTCTTTGGAAAAAAAGCAATTGATGTCATATTGGAACAAAAATAAGGCTTGTAATTTGTAAAATAGAGGTTATTTACAAGTTCAATTGTGAAACTTGTACCAGGATCTTGTACAAGCAAGGCTCAACCCTGAGGAGGCATATTCTGACACTTACACTCATTGCGAAATTCACCCGTCACTTATATTGGGTGTTTGTGCTTCAATTATACCATTTCCTGATCATAATCAGGTATGTATTTCTTATACTGGTTTACATGTTATACTAATTTATTACTCCATCTGTTATTTTGTTTGGTTGCTCTTAATGAAAgactttatttgtttttgttgtaaaCAGTCTCCACGTAATACATATCAATCTGCCATGGGAAAGCAAGCTATGGGAATTTATGTCACCAATTATCAGTTCCGAATGGTATGATTTGGTTCTCATCATTGTAAATTATGTATTGTTGTTGTATGTTACAGTTgactagaaaaaaaaagttaactCACCTTGTTGGTCCACTCAGGATACACTGGCTTATGTTCTGTACTACCCTCAGAAGCCGCTTGTCACTACACGAGCCATGGAGCATCTTCACTTCCGGCAACTTCCAGCTGGAATTGTAaatatctctctttcttttagtttctcatttcttttctatgtttttttctctttcctaaGTTCACTCTGGTAATGATTCCTGTCTACCCTTCTGTTTCAGAATGCCATTGTTGCCATTTCCTGCTACTCTGGTTATAATCAGGAAGATTCTGTCATTATGAATCAATCGTCTATAGATCGTGGATTTTTCCGGTCACTGTTCTTCCGCTCCTATAGGTTAGCTTGTCTCTAACACCTATTGCAAGGACATGTAGTTCATATTATTCTACTGTGTTGCATCATCAACTTTTGCTGACAGGGATGAGGAAAAAAAGATGGGGACCCTTGTCAAAGAAGATTTTGGACGTCCAGACAGAGCAAATACGATGGTGAGAATTTGTTTTTGGAGTACTTTATGTTTCTGCTGCTACTGCTCATGTGATTGCTGGATGCTATTCTAAGATTTGATATGGCTTTCAGGGTATGAGGCATGGTTCTTATGATAAATTGGATGATGATGGTCTTGCACCTCCTGTAAGGACATCGAAATTTGTTTACTTTCTTACCTGGTACCTTAAACTATATTTTCTAACCAACTTTCTTATTTTATAATCACCTTAGGGAACCAGGGTTTCAGGTGAGGATGTTATCATAGGGAAGACCACTCCCATTGCTCCAGAGGAGGCTCAGGGGCAAGCTGCTTCGCGTTACTCACGACGTGACCATAGTATAAGCTTACGGCACAGTGAAACTGGGATTGTGGACCAGGTATGCTTTATTAAAATGACTTTTCTCTTATGTTTGGAAAAGTTATCTCCAAATAGAAAATTGTGTTGTCTATTTCCGAGACTCGAATATAATTTGACCTAATACAATGTTGAATATCCAACACTCCCAAGTACATGCTTCTTGGCACTATTTTTATTACCCTCCTTTCTCCCTTTATGCATCTTTCAACACTGAAACCTGCTTTCTGATTTATACTTTGTAGGTTTTATTGACTACCAATGCTGATGGGTTGAGGTTTGTGAAAGTGAGGGTGAGGTCTGTTCGAATTCCACAGATTGGGGATAAATTTAGCAGTAGGCATGGACAGAAAGGGACGGTGGGTATGACATATACACAAGAAGACATGCCATGGACTGTAGAAGGAGTCACCCCTGATATTATTGTGAACCCTCATGCTATTCCTTCCCGAATGACCATTGGTCAGCTTATTGAGTGTATCATGGGGAAGGTTGCAGCACACATGGGAAAGGAAGGAGATGCTACTCCCTTTACGGATGTGACTGTGAGTTTCACTTTCTCTTCAATCATGCCTCTGTAAATTTCTATATTGTTCAGTACCTTCCATAGCCAAATGTTAGTTTTGCAAGTTTACTTTTTGTTACACCTTCTGTTGACAGTCATATATAGGTTGTAGGAGTGGAATTCTCATGTGCTATTATTTTCTTGTCAGGTGGACAATATTAGCAAAGCTCTTCACAAATGTGGGTATCAAATGCGGGGATTTGAGACCATGTATAATGGTCACACTGGTCGGCGACTGAGTGCAATGATATTCCTTGGCCCGACATATTACCAGAGATTGAAGCATATGGTTGATGATAAGATCCATTCTCGTGGTCGGGGTCCTGTACAGATCCTCACAAGGCAGCCTGCTGAGGGACGGTCTCGTGATGGTGGTTTACGATTTGGAGAGATGGAACGAGATTGCATGATTGCCCACGGTGCTGCTCACTTTCTTAAAGAGAGATTATTTGATCAGAGTGATGCCTATAGGGTTCATGTCTGCGAGCGTTGTGGTTTAATAGCTATTGCAAATCTCAAGAAGAATTCATTCGAGTGCAGAGGTTGTAAGAACAAAACTGATATTGTTCAGGTGAGTCTCTCTGGTTTATGGTCTAGTCTATGCCTTTCTCTCTCTGCATACATGGATGTCCTACACTTCAAACATTGCTGTGATTTTGCGATCAGATGTTAATGTTATCTCCACATGCAGGTTCACATTCCTTATGCCTGCAAGCTGCTATTCCAAGAGCTTATGGCCATGGCTATAGCACCAAGAA harbors:
- the LOC133729622 gene encoding DNA-directed RNA polymerase II subunit RPB2 — protein: MEEEPEYEEQYNEEDDEDEITQEDAWAVISAYFEEKGLVRQQLDSFDEFIQNTMQEIVDEAADIEIRPESQHNPGHQPDFAETIYKISFGQIYLSKPMMTESDGETATLFPKAARLRNLTYSAPLYVDVTKRVIKKGHDGEEVTETQDFTKVFIGKVPIMLRSSYCTLYQNSEKDLTELGECPYDQGGYFIINGSEKVLIAQEKMSTNHVYVFKKRQPNKYAYVGEVRSMAESQNRPPSTMFVRMLSRTSSKGGSSGQYIRATLPYIRSEIPIIIVFRALGFVADKDILEHICYDFSDTQMMELLRPSLEEAFVIQNQQVALDYIGKRGATAGVPRDKRIRYARDILQKEMLPHVGVGEFCETKKAYYFGYIIHRLLLCALGRRAEDDRDHYGNKRLDLAGPLLGSLFRSLFRKLTKDVKGYVQKCVDNGKDVNLQFAIKAKTITSGLKYSLATGNWGQANAAGTRAGVSQVLNRLTYASTLSHLRRLNSPIGREGKLAKPRQLHNSQWGMMCPAETPEGQACGLVKNLALMVYITVGSAAYPILEFLEEWGTENFEEISPAVIPQATKIFVNGCWVGIHRDPEMLVRTLRKLRRRVDVNTEVGVVRDIRLKELRIYTDYGRCSRPLFIVDKQRLLIKKKDIHALQQRENPEDGGWHDLVAKGFIEYIDTEEEETTMISMTINDLVQARLNPEEAYSDTYTHCEIHPSLILGVCASIIPFPDHNQSPRNTYQSAMGKQAMGIYVTNYQFRMDTLAYVLYYPQKPLVTTRAMEHLHFRQLPAGINAIVAISCYSGYNQEDSVIMNQSSIDRGFFRSLFFRSYRDEEKKMGTLVKEDFGRPDRANTMGMRHGSYDKLDDDGLAPPGTRVSGEDVIIGKTTPIAPEEAQGQAASRYSRRDHSISLRHSETGIVDQVLLTTNADGLRFVKVRVRSVRIPQIGDKFSSRHGQKGTVGMTYTQEDMPWTVEGVTPDIIVNPHAIPSRMTIGQLIECIMGKVAAHMGKEGDATPFTDVTVDNISKALHKCGYQMRGFETMYNGHTGRRLSAMIFLGPTYYQRLKHMVDDKIHSRGRGPVQILTRQPAEGRSRDGGLRFGEMERDCMIAHGAAHFLKERLFDQSDAYRVHVCERCGLIAIANLKKNSFECRGCKNKTDIVQVHIPYACKLLFQELMAMAIAPRMLTKDVKPIKEKKKGA